Part of the Deltaproteobacteria bacterium genome is shown below.
AGGAGCGCACCAAAACCCGTCGCCCCGGTGACGCCGCCGACGAAGTCCGCGACGCCGACCAAGCCGCTCCTCACGGAAAAGCCGAAATCGGGATCGGCGGCTTCGATGCTGGATCTGCGTTTGAAGAAGGCGTGACGGCGCGGAGCCGATTCGCCCCGCGCCGATCCCGGATACTCAGAGATCCGCCGTCAGCCGCATCCGTTTCGCCGCCTGCACGTCGTTGAGTCGCGTGACCGGTGCGTGATGCGGCGCTTCGTGGATCATGTCCGGATTCGTCTCGGCGTCTCGGCGGATTTCCTTCATCGCCTCGATGAACCGGTCGCAGTTTTCGAGACTCTCCGTCTCGGTGGGCTCGATCATGATCGAGCCCTTGACGATCAGCGGGAAATACACCGTCGGCGGGTGGAATCCGTAGTCCATCAGGCGCTTCGCGATGTCCATCGTCGTCACGCCGCCGGGCATGCCCTTGTCGGACAGCACGCACTCGTGCATGCACGGTTCGTCGTACGCGAGGTGATAGACGTCCTTCAGCGACTCCTTGATGTAGGTGGCGTTGAGCACGGCCATCGCGGAGACCTTCGCGAGCCCCTTGGCTCCCATCTCGCGGATGTACGTGTACGCGCGCACCAGCATGCCGAAGTTGCCGAAAAAGGCGTGCACCTTGCCGACGGAATCGGGCCGGTCGTAGTCCCAATCGTAGCCGTTCGCGGTTTTCACGATGGCCGGAACCGGCAGGAAGGGCGCGAGAAAATCGCGCACCGCGACGGGACCCGCGCCGGGACCGCCGCCGCCGTGAGGGGTGGTGAAGGTCTTGTGCAGGTTGATGTGCATGACGTCGGCGCCGAAATCGCCCGGGCGCGTGATGCCGAGAATCGCGTTCAGATTCGCGCCGTCGCAATACACGAGGCCGCCGCGATCGTGAACGATCTTCGCGGCTTCGGCGATGCGCGACTCGAAGAGCCCGAGCGTGTTCGGGTTCGTGATCATCAGCGCGGCCACGTCTTCGTTCATCTTCGCCGCGAGCGCGTCGAGGTCGATGCCGCCGTGCGCGTCGCTGCCGACCGTCTCGACCTCGTAATTACAGATCGTGCTCGACGCCGGGTTGGTGCCGTGCGCGGTATCTGGGATCAGCACCTTTTTGCGCGGATTCCCGTTCTTGGTGTGATATGCGCGGATCACCATCAGGCCGGTCATCTCGCCGTGCGCGCCGGCGGCAGGCTGGAGCGAAACGGCGCCCAAGCCCGAAATCTCGGCGAGCATGTTCTGAAGTTCGTGCATCAGCGCGAGCGCGCCCTGGGCCTGCGTCGGCGGTGTGTGCGGGTGCAACTTCGCGAAGCCGGAATACCGCGCGGTCGCCTCGTTGATGCGCGGGTTGTACTTCATGGTGCAACTGCCGAGCGGATACATCCCGAGATCGATGCCGAAATTGCGCTGCGACAGTCGCGTGTAGTGGCGGACGACGTCGACCTCGGACAACTCCGGCAGTTCCACGGCCGTCTCGCGCGCGAGTTCGGCGGGCAGATCGCTCGCCGAAGCGGCGCACGTGGGAATCGAGTACCCCGTGCGGCCCGGTCGCGACTTTTCGAAGAGCGTGGGTTCATGCGTGGTCGTCATGGTCAGCCCTCCCGCACGATTCGCGCGAGGCGGTCGATGTCGTCGGTGGTGTTGAGCTCGGTCACGCACACCAGCAGGT
Proteins encoded:
- the gcvPB gene encoding aminomethyl-transferring glycine dehydrogenase subunit GcvPB, whose protein sequence is MTTTHEPTLFEKSRPGRTGYSIPTCAASASDLPAELARETAVELPELSEVDVVRHYTRLSQRNFGIDLGMYPLGSCTMKYNPRINEATARYSGFAKLHPHTPPTQAQGALALMHELQNMLAEISGLGAVSLQPAAGAHGEMTGLMVIRAYHTKNGNPRKKVLIPDTAHGTNPASSTICNYEVETVGSDAHGGIDLDALAAKMNEDVAALMITNPNTLGLFESRIAEAAKIVHDRGGLVYCDGANLNAILGITRPGDFGADVMHINLHKTFTTPHGGGGPGAGPVAVRDFLAPFLPVPAIVKTANGYDWDYDRPDSVGKVHAFFGNFGMLVRAYTYIREMGAKGLAKVSAMAVLNATYIKESLKDVYHLAYDEPCMHECVLSDKGMPGGVTTMDIAKRLMDYGFHPPTVYFPLIVKGSIMIEPTETESLENCDRFIEAMKEIRRDAETNPDMIHEAPHHAPVTRLNDVQAAKRMRLTADL